From a single Gimesia fumaroli genomic region:
- a CDS encoding BlaI/MecI/CopY family transcriptional regulator, producing the protein MARQTTRYPTELELEILKRLWQQGPLSGHAIRDALSPEREVTYQSVMTILGIMEEKGYVKRKKTGGSYLYRASVTEKATSKRMLHDLVARVFHGSAAAAMLNLLETSDLSDEDLSQLREIVNRRNQE; encoded by the coding sequence ATGGCACGACAGACAACCCGGTATCCCACTGAACTGGAATTGGAAATATTAAAACGGCTCTGGCAGCAAGGCCCGCTTTCGGGACATGCGATTCGTGATGCACTCAGTCCGGAGCGGGAAGTGACGTATCAATCCGTGATGACGATTCTGGGGATCATGGAAGAGAAGGGATATGTCAAGCGGAAGAAAACAGGGGGCAGCTATCTGTATCGTGCCAGTGTCACCGAAAAGGCGACTTCAAAGCGAATGTTGCACGATCTGGTCGCACGTGTCTTTCACGGGTCAGCAGCTGCGGCCATGCTGAATTTGCTGGAAACATCGGATCTATCTGACGAAGATCTTTCTCAACTGCGTGAGATTGTCAACCGCCGTAATCAGGAGTGA
- a CDS encoding outer membrane protein assembly factor BamB family protein, with the protein MKRASQFLIILTCLLMATSASAERLVLVGASYQKNILAICDADGKVLWSYQTAGPEKGHAGHHDVQLLPNGNILFHDSWTGLKEITLDKKIVWTYDSATMNGNAGKRVDVHAFKRLPNGNTVIVESGVGRIIEVDQQGKLVHQFPLKKGGTQSTRLTRITPQGTFLVCSENPGVVTEYNRNGEIIWDYLTNTRVYGAIRLKNGNTLIASGSGNSVLEVTLDKKVVWEIKGKVPDTDVELKWTTCLQQLENGNLVIGNCHAGPNNPQILELDGDRNVVWEFDEFDLVGNGLACWEILNDAQAKLVRKKLAE; encoded by the coding sequence ATGAAACGCGCCTCGCAGTTCCTCATTATTTTGACGTGTCTTTTGATGGCTACTTCCGCCTCTGCTGAGCGGCTGGTACTGGTGGGGGCTTCCTATCAGAAAAATATCCTCGCGATCTGTGATGCGGACGGGAAGGTGCTCTGGTCATATCAAACGGCAGGTCCTGAGAAGGGACACGCGGGGCATCATGATGTGCAACTGCTGCCCAACGGTAACATTCTGTTTCATGATAGCTGGACCGGGCTCAAAGAGATTACGTTGGATAAAAAAATCGTCTGGACCTATGACAGTGCCACCATGAATGGGAACGCGGGCAAGCGGGTCGACGTGCATGCGTTCAAGCGGCTGCCCAACGGCAACACCGTGATTGTCGAAAGTGGCGTCGGGCGGATCATCGAAGTCGATCAGCAGGGCAAGCTCGTGCATCAATTCCCGCTGAAGAAGGGGGGCACACAGTCCACGCGACTGACGCGGATCACGCCACAAGGCACGTTTTTGGTCTGTTCGGAAAATCCCGGCGTGGTGACCGAATACAATCGAAACGGCGAAATCATCTGGGACTACTTGACGAATACTCGCGTGTATGGTGCCATTCGTCTCAAAAACGGCAACACGCTTATCGCTTCGGGCAGCGGCAACAGTGTTCTCGAAGTCACCCTGGACAAAAAAGTCGTCTGGGAAATCAAAGGCAAGGTTCCTGACACCGACGTTGAGCTCAAATGGACTACCTGCCTGCAGCAGTTGGAGAACGGCAACCTGGTCATCGGCAACTGTCACGCCGGGCCGAACAATCCACAGATACTGGAACTGGACGGCGACAGAAACGTCGTCTGGGAGTTCGACGAATTCGATCTCGTCGGTAACGGCCTGGCGTGCTGGGAAATTCTGAATGACGCACAAGCAAAACTGGTGCGAAAGAAACTCGCAGAGTAA
- a CDS encoding FG-GAP repeat domain-containing protein, producing the protein MISRCLSVVCALACLQTLSAPVQADDVFEKPVRLKADGKVIDTGDHWGHSSPCIEDLDGDRLDDLILGDFRGNFHFYKNVGRSDAPVYISIGKIQAAGKDAQVNIYCCVGGQPRFVDLDGDGLRDFISSSYDPGYCYYFRCLGHQKFAAPVELVDKAGIPVRFAVDQKRKSQSFGSFYTPVDWDADGDFDLLIGCFDGHLKLRLNEGNAKKFVFATENQTINAGKEPLKVEKHCCPVVADWDQDGLWDILSGSDDGSVVWFRNVGSKTAPQFTESQILVTKHDGCGYDLVRWSEQDIVPGIRSQIEVVDFNKDGKLDLLLGDFCTAFEFRKNLTSKEKQQVKTLLSKLKQAAEPYSTKLKALQDDIRKRYPGDGIYTDKANEEWSTAYKALKDSPEAKKMEAFEAEYVSQMQPLLAGTAHKGNHSYDLAKSHGYVWLFLRK; encoded by the coding sequence ATGATCTCTCGTTGCTTGTCAGTAGTGTGTGCGTTGGCCTGTTTGCAGACCTTGTCTGCCCCGGTCCAGGCAGATGACGTGTTTGAAAAACCGGTTCGTTTGAAAGCCGACGGAAAAGTCATTGATACCGGCGATCACTGGGGGCATAGTAGTCCCTGTATTGAAGATCTGGACGGAGATCGACTCGATGATCTCATTCTGGGAGATTTCAGAGGAAATTTTCATTTCTATAAAAACGTCGGTCGTAGTGATGCCCCCGTCTACATTAGCATCGGAAAAATACAAGCCGCTGGCAAAGACGCGCAAGTTAATATCTATTGCTGCGTTGGTGGACAACCTCGATTTGTTGATCTCGACGGAGATGGTCTCAGAGATTTCATTAGCAGCTCTTACGATCCTGGCTACTGCTACTACTTCCGGTGCTTAGGTCATCAGAAGTTTGCCGCCCCTGTAGAACTGGTTGACAAAGCTGGAATTCCGGTTCGTTTTGCAGTCGATCAAAAAAGAAAGAGTCAGTCGTTTGGCAGTTTTTATACTCCGGTCGACTGGGACGCCGATGGCGATTTTGATTTATTGATCGGCTGTTTTGACGGACATCTGAAACTACGATTGAATGAAGGAAATGCTAAAAAGTTCGTCTTTGCAACCGAAAACCAAACGATCAACGCCGGCAAGGAACCACTCAAAGTCGAAAAGCACTGTTGTCCGGTGGTCGCCGACTGGGACCAGGACGGCCTGTGGGACATTCTCTCGGGAAGTGATGATGGCAGTGTCGTCTGGTTTCGAAATGTCGGTTCCAAAACCGCACCTCAGTTTACAGAAAGCCAGATACTCGTCACCAAACATGATGGTTGTGGCTATGATCTGGTACGCTGGAGTGAACAGGACATTGTTCCCGGTATCCGTTCACAAATTGAAGTCGTCGACTTTAACAAAGATGGTAAGCTCGATCTCCTTCTAGGCGACTTCTGCACGGCGTTTGAGTTCCGAAAGAATCTAACTTCCAAAGAAAAACAGCAGGTCAAAACACTGCTGTCAAAACTCAAACAAGCCGCTGAGCCGTATAGCACAAAACTGAAAGCACTTCAGGATGATATCAGAAAACGGTATCCCGGCGATGGAATCTATACCGATAAAGCAAACGAAGAATGGTCAACAGCCTACAAAGCATTGAAGGACAGCCCGGAAGCAAAAAAAATGGAAGCATTCGAAGCAGAATACGTCAGCCAGATGCAGCCCCTGCTCGCCGGTACGGCCCATAAAGGTAATCACAGCTATGATCTGGCAAAATCACACGGCTATGTCTGGCTGTTTCTAAGAAAGTAA
- a CDS encoding EF-hand domain-containing protein, whose product MRKIGFLLTLFALMIFASDAYAQRGGGGGRGGGGPRGGGGGQQGGGPRGGGQQMGQGGGGQCQQGGGGMQMRGGGMGAQGTTTDTTEVVTQMLLQMDRNRDGMIASNEVPTQLQSRISNADINNDGVLNRLEQMAVIDRARILSGNPRANGIGLNAEIFQRLDRNRDNVVSRTEVPRQLQRLFRTLDTNTDGSIDAEEQTVILERIKSKLNPEQPPRIKKPAL is encoded by the coding sequence ATGCGAAAAATTGGTTTTCTACTCACATTGTTTGCGCTGATGATTTTTGCCAGTGATGCCTATGCCCAGCGAGGCGGCGGTGGCGGTCGAGGCGGCGGAGGCCCACGTGGCGGCGGTGGCGGTCAGCAGGGAGGGGGCCCGCGCGGAGGAGGTCAGCAGATGGGACAAGGAGGCGGCGGACAGTGCCAGCAGGGAGGCGGAGGTATGCAGATGCGCGGTGGCGGAATGGGAGCCCAGGGTACAACCACAGACACCACCGAAGTAGTCACCCAGATGTTATTGCAAATGGATCGAAACCGGGATGGGATGATCGCATCGAATGAAGTCCCCACTCAACTGCAAAGCCGGATATCCAATGCGGATATCAACAATGATGGCGTGTTGAATCGGCTGGAACAGATGGCCGTCATCGATCGTGCCAGAATCCTGAGTGGTAATCCCAGAGCAAACGGGATCGGTCTGAATGCCGAGATCTTCCAGAGACTGGATCGAAACCGGGATAATGTAGTCAGTCGAACCGAAGTTCCCAGACAACTCCAACGGTTGTTCCGAACTCTGGATACAAATACGGATGGTTCAATCGACGCCGAAGAACAGACCGTCATTCTGGAACGCATCAAAAGTAAATTGAATCCGGAACAACCTCCCCGAATTAAAAAACCCGCTCTTTGA